One stretch of Wolbachia endosymbiont of Armadillidium arcangelii DNA includes these proteins:
- a CDS encoding transposase yields MVPKWQNVYSDKVVILIHIVVHFFRIGLRQAVGFVKGCIKQMGKYFKVISYTQASRRFKKLNLKIDDHRINKCDWKSIEIAIDSTRVSIYNNNGGHSKLNIRERKYNGYRKLYVVLNTNDKKAISILVVLL; encoded by the coding sequence ATGGTTCCAAAATGGCAGAATGTTTATAGTGACAAGGTTGTGATTTTGATACACATAGTGGTTCATTTTTTTAGGATTGGTTTGAGACAAGCAGTTGGTTTTGTAAAAGGTTGTATAAAGCAAATGGGAAAATACTTCAAAGTCATTAGCTATACTCAAGCTTCTAGAAGATTCAAAAAGCTTAACTTGAAAATTGATGATCATAGAATCAACAAATGTGATTGGAAAAGTATTGAAATTGCCATAGATAGCACGAGAGTTAGTATCTACAATAACAACGGTGGCCATAGTAAACTTAATATTCGAGAAAGAAAATACAATGGTTACAGAAAGCTATACGTTGTTTTAAACACAAACGATAAGAAAGCAATAAGCATACTAGTGGTGTTGCTCTGA
- a CDS encoding RadC family protein, translating into MNKSKEEIEFRILESKGKALLDREIMETFLSAVHERPQAQEIAKNLVNTYTGVGRILGREMDDLKVIEGVTDSAVAMIMCVKETLERVLREKLKSEPIMDLQGLVEYLNVSIGHAERECVKILYLNKRRQLIGEESYIGEMEKAPVYIKEITRKALIKNTTSIIMSHNHPGGSLEPSEEDQEVTKSLAAACSTVSVRLFDHIIITSAGYFSFRENGLL; encoded by the coding sequence ATGAATAAAAGTAAAGAAGAAATCGAATTCAGAATATTAGAAAGCAAAGGAAAAGCACTACTTGATCGTGAAATAATGGAAACGTTTCTAAGTGCAGTACATGAAAGGCCACAAGCTCAAGAAATTGCTAAAAATCTGGTGAATACCTATACAGGAGTAGGAAGGATTTTAGGTCGAGAAATGGATGACCTGAAAGTCATAGAAGGAGTAACTGATTCTGCAGTGGCAATGATTATGTGTGTTAAGGAAACACTAGAAAGGGTACTGAGAGAAAAGCTCAAAAGTGAGCCAATAATGGACTTACAAGGGCTAGTAGAGTACTTAAACGTAAGTATAGGTCACGCAGAGAGGGAATGTGTAAAAATATTGTATTTGAATAAAAGGCGCCAATTAATCGGAGAAGAATCCTATATTGGTGAAATGGAAAAAGCACCGGTGTACATAAAGGAGATTACAAGAAAGGCATTAATAAAAAATACAACATCAATAATAATGTCACATAACCATCCTGGAGGAAGTTTAGAACCGTCAGAAGAAGATCAAGAAGTAACAAAGAGCTTAGCAGCAGCATGTAGTACTGTAAGCGTTAGATTATTTGATCATATTATCATTACAAGTGCGGGCTATTTTAGCTTTAGAGAAAACGGATTGTTATAG
- a CDS encoding ankyrin repeat domain-containing protein translates to MINSFRSHSKQIREPFKDIGSFLPHKNSYISPEKGRDKENCAPSVSPSKFTHKTLEEKNYEELLKQEDIARIARLKYGWHGGGNILFEVIGSASHLEKQIQGYIKLKVKKPAIFIINKNANHWVTLVIKTEFTAYYADSLGYDIFSFQESAENVGFFKDSNYNNLQELLESKLSGIQTQSFCIEQQKDGYNCGIYALKNAEIIMDKNHELEKVLNYELSEQELKEIRIEFSCLLQKEKFAEQKPRIKEANNNDDYQSKPKQKYQPKPSVNSSVFYCNEFNEHDLGDNENPLRRKFNAIVKDLEENNSTSQGNIKLIKGDGNIEYFRAKLSDSDRLLFTSTKHNDKDAFVILEVILSHDYRKSKFLTNKEKIKNIKIISEEGSDSANTVEIGDVPQVSYLGKFITFNAKQEDIVERVGKFELPLVINGAAGSGKTSVALESLKKMEEKFKGGKILYITQSEYLIKESKKIFEYEYYDEDTREFKIDTPKEIEFLSIHEFFEKVAKKDVEGKKSINRNKFFSWFKKICEKGKFKKYKKDGDKIFEEFTAVIGGGSLLGEDGKDRYAKLGNRQSIFPIDKRNSVYDFFEEYRKFIEGDQKYYDPNLIAHKCTEAKEYDAVIIDEVQDLTESTLDLILKSLKDESKGNFLLCGDVNQVIHPSFFSLSRLKSSLSNKYEKNQKLKLCNLEKNYRNSKQVIELANRILHFKNYCFASEDKMTEKEKELFFMESDKENDGNVGFVAKDKEQEMAEKVSGSTNWAVLVLNDENKEDARKLFDTPLVFNIHEAKGLEFRNVILCEFTFHKAYNEIWNIACPDKDEGKIKNTIKEIRDLYNAKNAKTSRNKNKEDKSFEEYKFYINALYVGITRAIGSAYIMDDEKKCNLLKVIKPKKMVSVDIKKEESTPEEWRDMALKLTDEGNVEQAENIAVKLQLKEEKKYAQEITDALKAKKCRMGEVTDAVVQSPLDNDKSNSELKIDIKSSQNKALELMDEGNKKQTKNIAIKAQEKLSLDKNESRRTGGNVLKKDCHKAKTSSDKDIKGLFDAIERNNLRQVKNAISKVGSKAEDYVDVQNNKGLTPLHVAALKGCDDVAKFLLNFKARVDARVSDGFTPLHLAAQEGRDGVVELLLNHGADVDAKSNDSTIPLQMAAQRGHKNVVEILLNHGADVDAKSNDSATPLLIAAQGGHGSIVKLLLKHGADVDAKSNDSATPLLAAAQGGYGSIVKLLLKHGAGVNAKSNEGLTPLSVAAQGGYDDIVKLLLDHEADVNAKNIQGLTPLHAAALKSCDNVAKLLLDHKADVNARGDDDFTPLHLAAQRGHGSIVKLLLKHGADVNAKSSQDLTPLSLTLNDCPEVANLLFADPNINVSCVKILSIKKKEDKEKFLQKLSQDNELFNLIKQAAEIDENKLDKLLKKIKELLESKTEYGFKPSLNYSLDGKDEDTTIKIAIKVGGKVLQLLHDYAEKNIDTDTEIFKKLKHAKENSQFKRDLCNVSVSNHSTLAQSF, encoded by the coding sequence ATGATAAATTCTTTTAGATCCCATAGTAAGCAAATTCGTGAACCATTTAAAGATATTGGGAGTTTTCTCCCACATAAAAATAGTTACATATCTCCTGAAAAAGGCCGAGATAAGGAAAATTGTGCACCAAGTGTAAGTCCTAGTAAGTTTACTCATAAAACTTTGGAAGAAAAAAATTATGAAGAGCTATTGAAACAAGAAGATATTGCTCGTATTGCACGGCTTAAGTATGGATGGCATGGAGGCGGCAATATACTGTTTGAAGTAATTGGATCAGCAAGTCATTTAGAAAAGCAGATACAAGGCTATATTAAGTTGAAAGTTAAAAAGCCTGCTATTTTTATAATCAACAAAAATGCCAATCATTGGGTAACGCTAGTTATAAAAACAGAATTTACTGCTTATTATGCTGACTCTTTAGGTTATGATATTTTCTCCTTTCAAGAGAGTGCAGAGAATGTTGGATTTTTTAAGGATAGTAATTACAACAATCTTCAAGAGCTGTTAGAGTCAAAACTGAGTGGTATTCAAACTCAATCTTTTTGTATTGAGCAACAGAAAGATGGTTACAATTGTGGAATATATGCCTTAAAAAATGCAGAAATAATTATGGACAAGAATCATGAGTTAGAGAAAGTATTAAATTACGAGTTAAGTGAGCAGGAGTTAAAGGAAATAAGGATTGAGTTCTCGTGCTTGTTACAAAAAGAAAAATTTGCAGAGCAGAAACCTCGAATCAAAGAAGCTAACAATAATGATGATTATCAATCTAAACCAAAGCAGAAATATCAGCCAAAACCTTCTGTCAATAGTTCAGTATTTTATTGTAACGAATTTAATGAGCACGATTTAGGTGATAATGAAAACCCTTTAAGAAGAAAGTTCAATGCAATAGTTAAAGACTTAGAGGAAAACAACAGTACAAGCCAAGGAAATATAAAGTTAATAAAAGGTGATGGGAATATTGAATATTTTCGAGCTAAATTAAGTGATAGTGACAGATTATTATTTACGAGTACAAAGCATAATGATAAAGATGCTTTTGTTATTTTAGAAGTAATTCTGAGTCATGATTATCGTAAGTCTAAATTTTTAACAAATAAAGAAAAAATAAAAAACATAAAAATAATAAGTGAAGAAGGTTCTGATAGCGCAAATACAGTAGAAATTGGAGATGTTCCACAAGTTAGTTATCTTGGTAAATTTATTACTTTTAATGCAAAGCAGGAAGATATAGTTGAAAGGGTTGGAAAGTTTGAATTACCTTTAGTTATTAATGGAGCTGCTGGTAGCGGAAAGACATCAGTGGCTTTAGAAAGCCTTAAAAAGATGGAAGAGAAGTTCAAGGGAGGAAAAATTCTATATATTACCCAATCTGAATATCTTATAAAAGAGTCAAAAAAAATATTTGAATACGAATATTACGATGAAGATACTCGTGAGTTCAAGATTGATACTCCAAAGGAAATCGAGTTCTTATCTATTCATGAATTTTTTGAAAAGGTAGCAAAAAAAGATGTAGAAGGAAAGAAATCGATCAATAGAAATAAGTTTTTTTCATGGTTCAAGAAAATATGCGAGAAAGGTAAATTTAAAAAGTATAAAAAAGACGGAGATAAAATATTCGAAGAATTTACAGCTGTGATAGGTGGAGGAAGTTTATTAGGAGAAGATGGAAAAGATAGATATGCTAAATTAGGAAATAGACAATCTATATTTCCTATAGATAAAAGGAACAGTGTTTATGATTTTTTTGAAGAATATAGGAAATTTATAGAAGGAGATCAAAAGTATTATGATCCTAACCTTATTGCTCATAAGTGTACTGAAGCTAAAGAATACGATGCGGTTATTATAGATGAAGTGCAGGATTTGACTGAGAGCACATTGGATTTAATATTAAAAAGTTTAAAAGATGAAAGTAAGGGTAATTTTTTATTATGTGGTGATGTTAATCAAGTGATACATCCAAGTTTTTTTTCTCTGTCTAGGTTAAAGTCTTCTCTCAGTAATAAATATGAGAAGAATCAAAAGTTAAAACTTTGTAATCTTGAGAAGAACTATCGTAATAGTAAGCAAGTTATTGAATTAGCCAACCGTATACTACACTTTAAGAATTATTGTTTTGCTTCAGAAGATAAGATGACAGAAAAGGAAAAAGAGCTTTTTTTTATGGAGAGTGATAAAGAGAACGATGGTAATGTCGGCTTTGTTGCTAAGGATAAAGAGCAGGAAATGGCGGAAAAAGTATCTGGCTCTACAAATTGGGCTGTTTTAGTTCTGAATGATGAGAATAAAGAAGATGCTCGTAAATTATTTGATACTCCACTTGTGTTTAATATACATGAAGCCAAAGGCTTGGAGTTTAGGAATGTGATTCTTTGCGAGTTTACGTTCCATAAAGCTTATAATGAGATATGGAATATAGCATGTCCTGATAAAGATGAAGGGAAGATTAAAAATACTATTAAGGAAATCCGTGATTTGTACAATGCAAAGAATGCAAAGACTTCAAGAAATAAGAATAAGGAAGATAAATCTTTTGAGGAATATAAATTTTATATAAATGCTCTGTATGTCGGAATTACTCGCGCTATTGGTAGTGCCTATATTATGGATGATGAAAAAAAGTGTAATTTATTGAAAGTAATAAAACCGAAGAAAATGGTTAGTGTAGATATTAAGAAAGAAGAATCCACTCCTGAAGAATGGAGAGATATGGCACTAAAGTTAACAGATGAAGGAAATGTAGAGCAAGCTGAAAATATAGCAGTGAAATTGCAACTCAAGGAAGAAAAAAAATATGCTCAAGAGATCACAGATGCATTAAAAGCTAAAAAGTGCCGTATGGGAGAAGTAACAGATGCTGTAGTACAGTCTCCTTTAGACAATGATAAATCAAATTCAGAGTTAAAAATTGATATAAAAAGTAGCCAGAATAAGGCACTAGAGTTAATGGATGAAGGAAACAAAAAGCAAACTAAAAATATAGCGATAAAGGCTCAAGAAAAGCTTTCTTTAGACAAGAATGAATCAAGGCGAACAGGAGGGAACGTTTTAAAGAAAGACTGCCATAAGGCAAAGACTAGTTCTGACAAGGATATTAAGGGTCTTTTTGACGCTATTGAAAGAAATAACTTGAGACAGGTTAAGAATGCAATAAGTAAGGTGGGTAGTAAAGCTGAGGACTATGTTGATGTTCAGAATAATAAAGGTTTAACTCCTTTACATGTGGCAGCATTGAAAGGTTGCGATGATGTAGCTAAGTTTCTTCTGAATTTTAAAGCTAGGGTTGATGCTAGGGTTAGTGATGGTTTTACTCCTTTGCATTTGGCAGCACAAGAAGGTCGCGATGGTGTGGTTGAGCTTCTTCTGAATCATGGAGCTGATGTTGATGCTAAGAGTAATGATAGTACTATTCCTTTACAGATGGCAGCACAGAGAGGTCATAAGAATGTAGTTGAAATTCTTCTGAATCATGGAGCTGATGTTGATGCTAAGAGTAATGATAGTGCTACTCCTTTATTGATAGCAGCACAGGGAGGTCACGGTAGTATAGTTAAGCTTCTTCTGAAGCATGGAGCTGATGTTGATGCTAAGAGTAATGATAGTGCTACTCCTTTATTGGCAGCAGCACAGGGAGGTTACGGTAGTATAGTTAAGCTTCTTCTGAAGCATGGAGCTGGTGTTAATGCTAAGAGTAATGAAGGTCTTACTCCTTTATCTGTAGCAGCACAAGGCGGTTATGATGATATAGTTAAGCTTCTTCTGGATCACGAAGCTGATGTTAATGCTAAGAATATTCAAGGTTTAACTCCTTTACATGCGGCAGCATTGAAAAGTTGTGATAATGTAGCTAAACTTCTTCTGGATCATAAAGCTGATGTTAATGCTAGGGGTGATGATGATTTTACTCCTTTGCATTTGGCAGCACAGAGAGGTCACGGTAGTATAGTTAAGCTTCTTCTGAAGCATGGAGCTGATGTTAATGCTAAGAGTAGTCAAGATTTAACTCCTTTGTCGTTAACACTAAATGATTGTCCTGAGGTAGCTAACCTTCTGTTTGCTGACCCAAATATTAATGTTAGTTGTGTAAAGATTTTGTCTATTAAAAAGAAAGAAGACAAAGAAAAATTTCTCCAAAAATTATCTCAAGATAATGAGTTGTTTAATCTGATAAAACAAGCAGCAGAAATAGATGAAAATAAGCTAGATAAATTGCTTAAAAAGATAAAAGAGCTACTAGAATCAAAAACTGAGTACGGTTTCAAACCAAGCTTAAACTACTCTCTAGATGGTAAGGATGAAGATACGACTATTAAAATTGCTATTAAAGTTGGTGGAAAGGTATTGCAGCTCTTACATGATTATGCGGAGAAGAATATAGATACAGACACTGAAATATTTAAAAAACTAAAACATGCTAAAGAAAACTCTCAGTTTAAGAGAGATCTTTGTAATGTTTCTGTCTCTAATCATTCTACTTTAGCTCAAAGCTTCTAA
- a CDS encoding Rpn family recombination-promoting nuclease/putative transposase, whose translation MAFSKFLDPKNDLSFKKIFGSEKNKNILICFLNNILDFSTSDQIIEIEFLSTIMDPEIASDKQSIVDVLCKDSIGNRFVIEMQLARDKGFEKRAQLYAAKAYSRQLDKSGNYIDLQKVFFIAISNCNLLPEEVDYISTHNIRDIKTNGHYLKDLQFVFIELPKFTKNKVEQLENTTERWCFFFKYAEETTEEDLKKIAAEAPIIKLAYDELDRFRWNEKDLIAYEERILSVQKEKAILEQKLDDAKHEGRQEGRQEGIQIGHEKGRAEGEKQAKIAVAKNLLKAGVSIDVIAQTTGLTVNEVKGLG comes from the coding sequence ATGGCTTTTTCTAAATTTCTTGATCCAAAAAACGACCTTAGCTTTAAGAAAATATTTGGCTCTGAAAAGAATAAAAATATCCTCATTTGCTTCCTGAACAATATCTTGGACTTTTCTACTTCTGATCAAATAATAGAAATTGAATTCCTCAGCACTATTATGGACCCTGAAATTGCCTCTGACAAGCAAAGCATTGTTGATGTTCTTTGCAAGGACTCTATTGGTAATAGATTTGTCATCGAAATGCAGCTCGCTCGTGATAAAGGCTTTGAAAAACGTGCTCAACTTTATGCTGCTAAGGCTTACTCACGGCAATTAGATAAATCTGGTAATTACATTGATCTTCAGAAAGTCTTCTTTATTGCTATTTCCAATTGTAACCTTCTGCCTGAAGAAGTTGACTATATTTCTACTCATAATATACGCGATATCAAAACCAATGGTCATTACTTAAAAGATCTACAATTTGTCTTTATTGAGTTGCCTAAATTTACAAAAAATAAGGTAGAGCAATTAGAGAATACTACAGAGAGATGGTGTTTCTTTTTTAAATACGCAGAAGAAACAACTGAAGAAGATTTGAAAAAGATAGCAGCAGAAGCTCCGATAATAAAGTTAGCATATGATGAATTAGACAGGTTTCGCTGGAATGAAAAAGATTTGATCGCATATGAGGAAAGAATATTGAGTGTACAGAAAGAGAAGGCTATTTTGGAACAAAAACTCGATGATGCTAAACATGAAGGTAGACAAGAAGGTAGACAAGAAGGCATCCAAATCGGCCATGAAAAAGGTAGAGCAGAGGGTGAAAAGCAAGCTAAAATAGCAGTTGCAAAGAATCTACTTAAAGCAGGGGTTTCTATTGATGTCATAGCTCAAACTACTGGTCTTACGGTTAATGAAGTTAAAGGCCTAGGTTAA